One genomic region from Actinocatenispora thailandica encodes:
- a CDS encoding response regulator, producing MDTTVRQIAVCVVEDHPLYRAALVRALSEAPDVTVGVTAGSLEEFSAYRPDPGGVVILDLRLPGVRDAAAVVEVVGRGHRVLVVSAHGDQRDVLAAMAAGARGYLTKNSDADEILRAVREVAAGNSYVSPTLASFLLESSRERQAGVRLELSDREREVLGLVAAGERDQDIAEALNISVRTVRSHLDRIREKTGARRRAELTGEAYRRGIVPPS from the coding sequence ATGGACACGACGGTTCGGCAGATCGCGGTCTGCGTGGTGGAGGACCACCCGCTCTACCGCGCCGCGCTGGTGCGCGCGCTGTCCGAGGCGCCGGACGTGACGGTCGGCGTCACCGCCGGCTCGCTGGAGGAGTTCTCCGCGTACCGGCCGGATCCCGGCGGCGTGGTCATCCTCGACCTGCGGCTGCCCGGGGTACGCGACGCGGCCGCGGTGGTCGAGGTGGTGGGGCGCGGTCACCGGGTACTGGTGGTGTCGGCGCACGGCGACCAGCGCGACGTGCTCGCCGCGATGGCCGCCGGCGCCCGCGGCTACCTGACGAAGAACTCCGACGCGGACGAGATCCTGCGCGCGGTGCGCGAGGTCGCCGCCGGCAACAGCTACGTCTCGCCGACGCTCGCCTCGTTCCTGCTCGAATCGTCCCGGGAGCGGCAGGCCGGGGTGCGGCTGGAGCTGTCCGACCGGGAACGCGAGGTGCTCGGCCTGGTCGCGGCCGGGGAGCGGGACCAGGACATCGCCGAGGCGCTGAACATCAGCGTCCGGACGGTACGTTCGCACCTGGACCGGATCCGGGAGAAGACCGGCGCCCGGCGCCGGGCCGAGCTGACCGGCGAGGCGTACCGCCGCGGCATCGTGCCGCCGAGCTGA